Proteins from a genomic interval of Pseudomonas paeninsulae:
- the mksE gene encoding Mks condensin complex protein MksE, with the protein MNIDLKELTQLAPIFRELFKGYHVSRRDPELYAQLSNLQDQYRALFKALGYELICDSRGFYYFVPEQMGAQVNKTAQRLALFTFILVEHLADQGRDPLAVLDGGSLGRDELPPLLEKYRDLFLQAEVTTIEELEEKIMRRLNQLGFTGEENGVYRFLAPMHRFLDVCLSVQQDRDLAATLHSAQPLPTPVLLDDEPEDAIIILAEDEPDLSEEDALARAMAAERAVQEIDA; encoded by the coding sequence ATGAATATCGACCTGAAAGAACTGACCCAACTGGCACCGATCTTCCGCGAGCTATTCAAGGGCTATCACGTCAGCCGCCGCGACCCGGAGCTGTACGCCCAGCTGTCCAACCTGCAGGACCAGTACCGCGCGCTGTTCAAGGCGCTCGGCTATGAGCTGATCTGCGACAGCCGTGGCTTCTACTATTTCGTCCCCGAGCAGATGGGCGCCCAGGTCAACAAGACCGCCCAGCGCCTGGCGCTGTTCACCTTCATCCTCGTTGAACATTTAGCCGATCAGGGCCGCGACCCGTTGGCAGTACTCGACGGTGGCAGCCTCGGCCGCGATGAACTGCCGCCGCTGCTGGAAAAATACCGTGATCTGTTCCTCCAGGCCGAAGTTACCACCATCGAGGAGTTGGAAGAAAAGATCATGCGCCGCCTGAACCAGCTGGGCTTTACCGGCGAAGAAAACGGCGTCTACCGCTTCCTCGCACCGATGCACCGCTTCCTCGATGTCTGCCTGAGTGTGCAGCAGGATCGCGACCTGGCCGCCACCCTGCATAGCGCGCAGCCACTGCCGACCCCAGTGCTACTGGACGATGAGCCAGAGGATGCAATCATCATTCTCGCCGAAGATGAGCCAGACCTCAGCGAAGAGGATGCCCTGGCCCGCGCCATGGCCGCCGAACGCGCCGTACAGGAGATAGATGCATGA
- the mksB gene encoding Mks condensin complex protein MksB, with translation MIDPKRVLRALAEHWTLLEPLCERFDSGTLSLVELRKQLTAQLPDSTPVDITALLDQWIRLDILVPVAKSPNRFELNAQIHDFLAYLRREHRLGLCLEIEAYLRHLERLAGYIKDAFEVRDAADLARQLRLLDMRVRDVLKKLANDEQALVAVAERAKTSDRQIPLRQRYAEVLATWDEYVEPMIQLVAADGAFEQGVYRVEHVLLRLLSEQQRLGQLVDDDLLLRTHARILEMQTTAQLTLRRARELLLPLREEARRHNAVTRGAALALAAIRRKGLDAVPQASLPLFSRPQSTFLGTASQVEAYVYALARFEPKPAQFPKASTTRKGETPRAPRTAREMLERCEQALPLPDLMGWLLQQEPEGATDELLYWFSRLSRDARFQRERLQRRDYLTAEHQLSLSSYALMASTHG, from the coding sequence ATGATCGACCCCAAGCGCGTATTGCGCGCCCTTGCCGAACACTGGACGTTGCTCGAACCGCTCTGCGAGCGGTTCGATAGCGGCACCCTGAGCCTGGTCGAGCTGCGCAAGCAACTCACGGCGCAGTTGCCGGACAGCACGCCGGTGGACATTACCGCCCTGCTCGACCAGTGGATCCGCCTGGATATCTTGGTGCCGGTGGCCAAGAGCCCCAACCGCTTCGAGCTCAACGCGCAGATCCACGACTTCCTTGCCTACCTGCGCCGCGAACATCGCCTGGGCCTGTGCCTGGAGATCGAGGCCTACTTGCGCCATCTGGAGCGCCTGGCCGGCTATATCAAGGATGCCTTCGAGGTACGTGACGCGGCCGACCTGGCGCGGCAGTTGCGCCTGCTGGATATGCGCGTGCGTGACGTGCTGAAGAAGCTGGCCAACGACGAACAGGCGCTGGTCGCCGTGGCCGAACGGGCCAAGACCAGCGACCGGCAGATCCCCCTGCGTCAGCGTTACGCCGAAGTGCTGGCGACCTGGGACGAATATGTCGAACCGATGATCCAGCTGGTCGCCGCCGACGGCGCCTTCGAGCAGGGTGTCTATCGGGTCGAACATGTACTGCTGCGCCTGCTCAGCGAACAACAGCGCCTCGGCCAGCTGGTCGACGATGACCTGCTGCTGCGCACCCACGCACGCATCCTGGAGATGCAGACCACCGCCCAGCTGACCCTGCGCCGCGCCCGCGAGTTGCTCCTGCCGCTGCGCGAGGAAGCCCGCCGGCACAACGCCGTGACCCGCGGCGCAGCCCTGGCCCTGGCGGCTATTCGGCGTAAAGGCTTGGACGCGGTGCCGCAGGCCTCGCTGCCGCTGTTCAGTCGTCCGCAGAGCACCTTTCTCGGTACGGCGTCGCAGGTCGAGGCTTATGTCTATGCGTTGGCACGCTTCGAACCAAAACCGGCGCAGTTCCCCAAGGCCAGTACCACACGCAAGGGCGAAACACCCCGCGCGCCACGTACCGCGCGGGAGATGCTCGAGCGCTGCGAACAAGCCCTGCCGTTACCGGACTTGATGGGTTGGCTGCTGCAGCAGGAGCCCGAAGGGGCCACCGACGAGCTGCTGTATTGGTTCTCGCGCCTGTCCCGCGATGCCCGTTTCCAGCGCGAGCGCCTGCAGCGCCGTGACTATTTGACCGCCGAACACCAGCTCAGCCTGAGCTCCTATGCCCTGATGGCCAGCACCCATGGTTAA
- a CDS encoding carboxynorspermidine decarboxylase encodes MIKTPYYLIDKQKLLGNLEKIAYVREHSGAKALLALKCFATWSVFDLMQQYMDGTTSSSLYELKLGRQKFAGETHAYSVAWADDEIDEMLANCDKIIFNSIGQLERFAEASAGKIRGLRVNPQVSSSDYLLADPARPFSRLGEWDPEKIATVMDKVSGFMFHNNCENDSFELFEQMLSTIEERFGHLLHQVEWVSLGGGIHFTGDGYPLEQFCARLKAFSERFGVQVYLEPGEAAITMSASLEVTVLDTLFNGKHLAVVDSSIEAHMLDLLIYRLDAKMAPCDGEHSYMVCGKSCLAGDIFGEYRFDRPLTIGDRLSFIDAAGYTMVKKNWFNGLKMPSIAVRQLDGSVEVVREFGFDDYLSSLS; translated from the coding sequence ATGATCAAGACGCCGTACTACCTCATCGACAAGCAAAAGCTGCTGGGCAATCTCGAGAAGATCGCCTACGTCCGCGAGCACTCCGGCGCCAAGGCGCTGTTGGCGCTCAAGTGCTTTGCCACCTGGTCGGTATTCGACCTGATGCAGCAGTACATGGACGGCACCACCTCATCGTCGCTGTATGAGCTCAAGCTCGGTCGACAGAAGTTCGCTGGCGAAACCCACGCCTACAGCGTGGCCTGGGCCGACGATGAAATCGACGAGATGTTGGCCAACTGCGACAAGATCATCTTCAACTCGATCGGCCAGCTCGAGCGCTTCGCCGAGGCGTCTGCCGGCAAGATACGTGGCTTGCGGGTCAACCCGCAGGTGAGCAGCTCGGATTACCTGTTGGCCGACCCGGCGCGCCCGTTCAGCCGCCTGGGCGAGTGGGACCCGGAAAAAATCGCCACAGTGATGGATAAGGTTTCCGGCTTCATGTTCCACAACAACTGCGAGAACGACAGCTTCGAGCTGTTCGAGCAGATGCTCAGTACCATCGAAGAGCGCTTCGGCCACTTGCTGCATCAGGTCGAGTGGGTCAGCCTGGGCGGCGGCATTCACTTCACCGGTGACGGCTATCCGCTGGAGCAGTTCTGCGCGCGCCTCAAGGCTTTCTCCGAGCGTTTCGGCGTGCAGGTTTATCTGGAACCCGGTGAGGCCGCCATCACCATGAGCGCCTCGTTGGAAGTCACGGTGCTCGACACCCTGTTCAACGGTAAGCACCTGGCTGTGGTCGACAGCTCCATCGAAGCGCATATGCTCGATCTGTTGATCTACCGCCTGGACGCCAAGATGGCCCCCTGTGACGGCGAGCACAGCTACATGGTGTGCGGTAAATCCTGTCTGGCGGGGGACATTTTCGGCGAATACCGCTTCGATCGTCCGCTAACCATCGGCGATCGGTTGTCGTTTATCGACGCAGCGGGTTACACCATGGTCAAGAAAAACTGGTTTAACGGGCTTAAAATGCCGTCTATTGCAGTGCGACAGCTCGACGGCAGCGTCGAGGTTGTTCGTGAGTTTGGATTCGACGACTACCTGTCCAGCCTGTCCTGA
- a CDS encoding saccharopine dehydrogenase family protein, translating into MKKNVLIIGAGGVAKVVAHKCAQHNDELGRIAIASRNISKCQAIIDSVKAKGSLKQPAEIQAYALNALDIEATKALIRETQSQIVINVGSSFLNMSVLRACMDTGAAYLDTAIHEEPGKVCETPPWYANYEWKHLAECQEKGVTAILGVGFDPGVVNAYAALAQQQYFDSIESIDILDVNAGSHGKYFATNFDPEINFREFTGQVWSWQNSQWTSNSMFEVKRSDDLPVVGEQNLYLTGHDEVHSLSKHLNVPNVRFWMSFGEHYINVFTVLNTLGLLSEQPVKTAEGLEVVPLKVVKAVLPDPASLAPSYSGKTCIGDLVKGSKDGKPVELFIYNIADHADAYAETDSQGISYTAGVPPVAAALLVARGDWDVARMANVEQLPAEPFLKLLDEMGLPTRIKDANGDRPWDQKR; encoded by the coding sequence TTGAAGAAGAATGTTCTGATCATTGGTGCAGGAGGTGTCGCCAAGGTGGTGGCCCACAAGTGCGCGCAGCACAACGACGAACTCGGTCGTATTGCTATCGCGTCGCGCAACATCTCCAAATGCCAGGCCATCATCGACAGCGTAAAGGCCAAAGGCAGCTTGAAGCAGCCGGCCGAAATCCAGGCCTATGCCCTCAATGCGCTGGATATAGAAGCAACTAAGGCACTGATCCGCGAGACCCAATCGCAGATCGTCATCAACGTGGGTTCGTCCTTCCTCAACATGTCGGTGCTGCGCGCCTGCATGGATACCGGCGCCGCCTACCTTGATACCGCCATCCACGAAGAACCGGGCAAGGTCTGCGAAACGCCGCCTTGGTACGCTAACTACGAGTGGAAGCACCTGGCCGAATGCCAGGAAAAAGGCGTGACTGCCATCCTCGGTGTCGGTTTCGACCCGGGCGTGGTCAATGCCTATGCCGCACTGGCGCAGCAGCAGTACTTCGACAGCATCGAGTCGATCGACATCCTCGACGTCAACGCCGGCTCCCACGGCAAGTACTTCGCCACCAATTTCGATCCGGAAATCAATTTCCGTGAATTCACCGGACAAGTCTGGAGCTGGCAGAACAGCCAGTGGACCAGCAACAGCATGTTCGAAGTCAAGCGTAGCGACGACCTGCCGGTGGTCGGTGAGCAGAATCTGTACCTGACCGGGCATGACGAAGTGCACTCGCTGTCCAAGCACCTGAACGTACCCAACGTGCGCTTCTGGATGAGCTTCGGCGAGCACTACATCAACGTCTTCACCGTGCTGAACACCCTCGGCCTGCTCTCCGAGCAACCGGTGAAAACCGCCGAAGGCCTTGAAGTGGTGCCGCTCAAGGTGGTCAAGGCCGTGCTGCCGGATCCGGCCTCGCTGGCGCCGAGTTACAGCGGCAAGACCTGCATCGGCGACCTGGTCAAGGGCAGCAAGGACGGCAAGCCGGTGGAGTTGTTTATCTACAACATTGCCGACCACGCCGATGCCTATGCTGAGACCGACAGCCAGGGTATTTCCTACACCGCCGGCGTACCGCCGGTCGCCGCTGCTCTGCTGGTTGCCCGTGGCGACTGGGACGTGGCGCGCATGGCCAACGTCGAACAGCTGCCGGCCGAGCCGTTCCTCAAGCTCCTCGATGAGATGGGCCTGCCGACCCGGATCAAGGACGCCAACGGCGACCGACCCTGGGATCAGAAGCGCTGA
- a CDS encoding 2-isopropylmalate synthase: MSSNDRVIIFDTTLRDGEQSPGASMTGEEKLRIAKALERLRVDVIEAGFAIASPGDFAAVKAIADSIKDSTVCSLSRALDGDIDRAAEALKGANSGRIHTFIATSPIHMQYKLRMQPDQVVEQAVHAVKRARNLCADVEFSCEDAGRSDIDFLCRIVEAAIDAGARTINIPDTVGYAIPHQYAETIRQLLNRVPNADKAVFSVHCHNDLGLAVANSLAAVVAGARQVECTINGLGERAGNAALEEIVMAIKTRADLLGVHTRIDTPHILSTSRLVSGITGFPVQPNKAIVGANAFAHESGIHQDGVLKHRETYEIMSAESVGWNANKMVMGKHSGRAAFRSRLEELGIVLAGEGELNAAFARFKDLADKKHEIFDEDLQALVSDSLTAEAPEHFKLLSLEVTSKTGEVPQAQIAVSVDGQERRAAAQGSGPVDATFKAIESIASSQASLQLYSVNAITEGTDSQGEVTVRLEKGGRIVNGNGADTDILVASAKAYINALNLMQDSQKAHPQVADV; encoded by the coding sequence ATGAGCAGCAACGACCGCGTCATTATCTTCGACACCACCCTGCGCGATGGCGAGCAGAGCCCCGGCGCGTCCATGACCGGTGAAGAAAAGTTGCGCATCGCCAAGGCTCTGGAGCGTTTGCGCGTCGACGTGATCGAAGCCGGCTTCGCCATCGCCAGCCCGGGTGACTTCGCCGCGGTCAAGGCGATTGCCGACAGTATCAAGGACAGCACCGTGTGCAGCCTGTCGCGCGCCCTAGATGGTGACATCGATCGCGCCGCCGAAGCTCTCAAGGGCGCCAACAGCGGGCGCATCCACACCTTTATCGCCACCAGCCCGATCCACATGCAGTACAAGCTGCGCATGCAGCCGGATCAGGTGGTCGAGCAGGCGGTGCATGCGGTCAAGCGTGCGCGCAACCTGTGTGCCGATGTCGAGTTCTCCTGCGAAGATGCCGGTCGTTCGGACATCGACTTTCTCTGCCGGATTGTCGAGGCGGCGATTGATGCCGGTGCGCGCACCATCAATATTCCGGATACCGTGGGCTATGCGATTCCGCACCAGTACGCCGAGACCATTCGCCAGCTGCTCAACCGCGTGCCCAATGCCGACAAGGCAGTATTCTCGGTGCATTGCCACAACGATCTGGGCCTGGCCGTGGCCAACTCCCTGGCTGCCGTGGTCGCAGGCGCACGTCAGGTCGAGTGCACGATCAACGGCCTCGGCGAGCGGGCCGGCAACGCCGCGCTGGAAGAGATCGTCATGGCGATCAAGACCCGCGCAGACCTGCTCGGCGTACATACGCGCATCGACACCCCGCACATCCTCAGTACCTCGCGCCTGGTCTCCGGCATCACCGGTTTCCCGGTGCAGCCGAACAAGGCGATCGTCGGCGCCAACGCCTTCGCCCACGAATCGGGGATCCACCAGGACGGCGTGCTGAAGCACCGCGAAACCTACGAGATCATGTCTGCCGAATCGGTTGGCTGGAATGCCAACAAGATGGTCATGGGCAAACATTCCGGGCGTGCGGCGTTTCGCTCACGGCTGGAGGAGCTGGGTATCGTCCTGGCCGGCGAGGGCGAACTGAACGCCGCCTTTGCCCGTTTCAAGGATCTGGCCGACAAGAAGCACGAGATATTCGACGAAGACCTGCAGGCACTGGTTTCTGACAGCCTGACCGCCGAAGCACCTGAGCACTTCAAACTGCTGAGCCTGGAAGTGACGAGCAAAACCGGCGAAGTGCCGCAGGCGCAGATCGCGGTCAGTGTCGATGGCCAGGAGCGCCGTGCGGCCGCGCAAGGCTCCGGTCCGGTGGACGCGACCTTCAAGGCTATTGAGTCGATTGCCAGTTCGCAGGCCAGCCTGCAACTGTACTCGGTCAACGCCATCACCGAGGGCACCGACTCCCAGGGCGAAGTCACCGTACGCCTGGAGAAGGGCGGGCGCATCGTCAACGGTAACGGCGCCGATACCGACATCCTGGTGGCGTCGGCCAAGGCCTACATCAACGCCCTCAACCTGATGCAGGACAGCCAGAAGGCTCACCCGCAGGTGGCTGACGTTTGA
- a CDS encoding energy transducer TonB, whose translation MIAELRRRAYLSAMQVASWLPRLELPFAAPSRPQLLQPAPPEVPVAAAPPVAAPVSEPAPPSRPEPLVERPKIEVPRPSVVPRGAKVDAAAAAEPPVVAKPMAAPPPRFALQLLRAGDCALLVELPTGEPLQGRDPAYLLLKDLLRAAGLPDSPQLVGEPVRWPLLARGSMDQGPQAALDYVQSFIAARLEEQQPCSCLWLVGLPAIRFAGDADAELYNRELQIDELGAAWALPGLELLMDEPARKAELWQAMRRVRQRWLAGS comes from the coding sequence TTGATTGCAGAGCTGCGTCGTCGCGCCTACCTGAGCGCCATGCAGGTGGCCAGCTGGCTGCCACGGCTGGAGTTGCCGTTTGCCGCGCCCTCACGCCCGCAGCTGCTGCAGCCGGCACCGCCTGAGGTGCCAGTCGCGGCCGCGCCGCCGGTCGCCGCGCCCGTCAGCGAACCCGCGCCGCCGAGCCGGCCCGAGCCGCTAGTCGAGCGGCCGAAGATCGAGGTGCCACGGCCTAGCGTCGTCCCCCGCGGCGCCAAAGTGGATGCCGCCGCTGCGGCCGAGCCGCCCGTAGTGGCCAAGCCGATGGCTGCGCCGCCGCCGCGCTTCGCCCTGCAACTGCTGCGCGCCGGTGACTGCGCCTTGCTGGTCGAGCTACCTACCGGCGAGCCCTTGCAGGGCCGCGATCCGGCCTACCTGCTGCTCAAGGATCTGTTGCGCGCCGCCGGTCTGCCGGACAGCCCGCAATTGGTCGGCGAGCCGGTACGCTGGCCATTGCTGGCGCGCGGCAGCATGGATCAGGGGCCACAGGCCGCGCTGGATTACGTGCAGAGCTTCATCGCGGCGCGCCTGGAAGAGCAGCAACCCTGCAGCTGCCTGTGGCTGGTCGGCTTGCCAGCCATCCGCTTTGCCGGCGACGCCGATGCCGAGCTCTACAACCGTGAGTTGCAGATCGACGAATTGGGTGCGGCCTGGGCGCTGCCGGGGCTGGAATTGCTGATGGACGAGCCCGCGCGCAAGGCCGAGCTGTGGCAGGCCATGCGCCGGGTGCGTCAGCGCTGGCTGGCAGGCTCTTGA
- the rimI gene encoding ribosomal protein S18-alanine N-acetyltransferase — translation MSDVISFRPMTEADIEAVLKVEYAAFSHPWTRGIFLDSLKSYDCWVMFDGQQQVGHGVINVIIDEAHLLNITIKSESQGRGFGLLLLERLMQRAMELNAGECFLEVRASNQSAYRLYERYGFNEIGRRRDYYPAVGGREDALVMACTLID, via the coding sequence ATGAGTGATGTAATTTCTTTCCGCCCGATGACCGAGGCGGATATCGAAGCCGTGCTGAAGGTCGAGTACGCAGCGTTCAGCCATCCCTGGACGCGCGGGATCTTCCTCGACAGCCTCAAGTCCTACGACTGCTGGGTGATGTTCGACGGCCAGCAGCAGGTCGGCCACGGCGTGATCAACGTGATCATCGACGAGGCCCATCTACTCAACATCACCATCAAATCGGAGAGCCAGGGCCGTGGCTTCGGCTTGCTGCTGCTGGAGCGCTTGATGCAACGCGCCATGGAACTGAATGCCGGCGAATGCTTCCTCGAAGTGCGCGCCAGCAACCAGTCGGCTTATCGCCTGTATGAGCGTTATGGGTTCAATGAAATCGGCCGGCGCCGCGACTACTACCCGGCCGTGGGCGGCCGCGAGGACGCGCTGGTGATGGCCTGCACCCTGATCGACTGA
- a CDS encoding response regulator produces the protein MSDYSTLDRDEINALAEAISVQDRVPSKVLLVEDDPNTLGKLAKLLGKEGISYLIASSPQRALDTLRTDMDIGLMIIDLRISGDGKGLELIRQVRDSEYGQIPVIVVSADAGVGDAIEAMRLHVVDFFLKPFDLPQLLQVLRGELGI, from the coding sequence ATGTCGGATTATTCCACTCTAGATAGGGATGAAATCAATGCCTTGGCCGAAGCCATAAGCGTGCAGGATAGAGTTCCGAGCAAGGTTCTGTTGGTCGAGGACGATCCCAATACCCTGGGTAAACTGGCAAAGTTGCTCGGCAAGGAGGGTATCAGCTATCTCATCGCTTCGAGTCCGCAGAGGGCACTGGATACACTGCGGACAGACATGGACATCGGCCTGATGATTATCGACCTGCGCATCAGTGGTGATGGTAAAGGCCTTGAGTTAATTCGCCAGGTGCGCGATTCCGAGTATGGGCAGATACCGGTGATAGTGGTCTCCGCTGACGCTGGGGTAGGGGACGCCATCGAAGCAATGCGATTGCATGTGGTGGATTTCTTTCTGAAGCCTTTCGATCTGCCTCAGCTCTTGCAGGTGCTGCGAGGCGAACTGGGAATCTAG
- the can gene encoding carbonate dehydratase encodes MGDLQELFDNNARWAEAITQKDPAFFAKLARQQAPEYLWIGCSDARVPANEIVGLLPGDLFVHRNVANVVLHTDLNCLSVIQYAVDVLKVKHILVTGHYGCGGVRASMQDTQFGLIDGWLRTIRDLYYEHRDYLATLPSEEERVDRLCELNVIQQVANVSHTTIVQNAWHRGQELSVHGCIYGIKDGRWKNLNVTVSGIEQLPPQYRLRPLGQS; translated from the coding sequence ATGGGTGATCTGCAAGAACTATTCGACAACAACGCGCGCTGGGCCGAGGCGATTACTCAGAAAGACCCGGCGTTCTTCGCCAAGCTGGCCCGCCAGCAGGCGCCGGAATACCTGTGGATCGGTTGCTCCGATGCGCGGGTGCCGGCCAACGAAATCGTCGGTCTGCTGCCGGGCGATCTGTTCGTCCATCGCAACGTCGCCAACGTGGTGCTGCACACCGACCTCAACTGCCTGTCGGTGATCCAGTACGCGGTCGACGTGCTCAAGGTCAAACACATCCTGGTCACCGGCCACTACGGCTGCGGCGGCGTGCGTGCCTCCATGCAGGACACCCAGTTCGGCCTGATCGACGGCTGGCTGCGGACCATCCGCGATTTGTATTACGAGCACCGCGACTACCTGGCGACCCTGCCGAGCGAGGAAGAGCGGGTCGACCGCCTCTGTGAGCTCAACGTGATCCAGCAGGTGGCCAACGTCAGCCACACCACCATCGTGCAGAACGCCTGGCATCGAGGTCAGGAACTGTCGGTACATGGCTGCATCTACGGTATCAAGGACGGTCGCTGGAAGAACCTCAACGTCACCGTCAGTGGCATCGAACAGCTGCCGCCGCAATACCGCCTGCGTCCGCTCGGCCAGAGCTGA
- a CDS encoding DMT family transporter, with product MLGLLLAVLCWSGNALVARAFAGEIPPFALSFWRWCLALSLLLPFVLAPMWRHRPQLRAAGWRLLVLGGLGIAGYNSMLYSAAQTTAAINITLVNTCLPLLTFIGAGLLLGEWPQRRAWWGMGLAAIGLLVLITQGSWTTLTALSFNRGDLIMLLAVADWALYSLLLRRWAKYLIPIPALALLGVLMLLGVPLILPFYLYELSQGARFVASLSNLGAITYTAVFASLVAYLAWNHGVRVLGAAKAALSSYLMPVITAVLGWLLLGEGLQAFHWLGGGLIFAGLLLGTQMAPKPADR from the coding sequence ATGCTCGGCCTGCTGCTGGCTGTGCTCTGCTGGTCGGGCAACGCCCTGGTGGCGCGCGCCTTCGCCGGTGAGATCCCGCCCTTCGCCCTGTCGTTCTGGCGCTGGTGCCTGGCCCTGAGCCTGCTGCTGCCCTTCGTCCTAGCGCCGATGTGGCGTCATCGCCCGCAACTGCGTGCGGCCGGCTGGCGCCTGCTGGTGCTCGGCGGCCTCGGCATCGCCGGCTACAATTCGATGCTCTACAGCGCCGCGCAGACCACCGCGGCGATCAACATCACCCTGGTCAACACCTGCCTGCCGCTGCTGACCTTCATCGGCGCCGGTCTGCTGCTCGGCGAATGGCCGCAACGCCGCGCCTGGTGGGGCATGGGTCTGGCCGCGATCGGCCTGCTGGTGCTGATCACCCAGGGCAGTTGGACGACCCTGACGGCACTGTCGTTCAACCGTGGCGACCTGATCATGCTCCTGGCCGTGGCCGACTGGGCGCTGTATTCCCTGCTGCTGCGACGCTGGGCCAAGTACCTGATACCGATCCCGGCGCTGGCCCTGCTCGGCGTGCTGATGCTGCTCGGCGTGCCGCTGATCCTGCCGTTCTACCTCTACGAGCTCAGTCAGGGTGCTCGTTTCGTCGCCAGCCTGAGCAACCTCGGCGCGATTACCTATACCGCCGTGTTCGCCTCGCTGGTCGCCTATCTCGCCTGGAATCACGGCGTGCGCGTACTCGGCGCCGCCAAGGCGGCACTCTCCAGCTACCTGATGCCGGTGATCACTGCCGTACTCGGCTGGCTGCTGCTGGGTGAGGGCTTGCAGGCGTTCCACTGGCTGGGTGGCGGGTTGATCTTCGCCGGCTTGTTGCTGGGCACACAGATGGCGCCGAAGCCGGCTGATCGATAG
- a CDS encoding DUF3087 domain-containing protein: protein MFEIKQLNPEEYRQQTRRSTITIVVIFLLLGMLLSTTAVLLFGEPGGDNFRWNLGGIIAGLLLTVALVRLKFWQQPWMAPAVYGWQLKRRLMSITNVMHHLTAGVTAQDQTAMKLLRFYHLGLTQMHQLDGNSSALSQMVAEINRHKETMEARGMNTELKQMNPAWLAAVKKANAAR, encoded by the coding sequence ATGTTCGAGATCAAGCAGTTGAACCCTGAAGAATACCGTCAGCAAACGCGCCGCAGCACGATAACCATTGTGGTGATCTTCCTGTTGCTGGGCATGCTGCTGTCTACCACCGCCGTGCTGTTGTTCGGCGAACCCGGCGGCGATAATTTCCGCTGGAATCTGGGCGGCATTATTGCCGGGCTGCTGCTGACCGTAGCACTGGTGCGGCTCAAGTTCTGGCAGCAGCCCTGGATGGCGCCGGCGGTCTACGGCTGGCAACTCAAGCGCAGGCTGATGAGCATCACCAACGTCATGCACCACCTCACTGCCGGCGTAACTGCTCAAGATCAGACGGCGATGAAACTGCTGCGTTTCTATCACCTGGGCCTAACTCAGATGCACCAACTGGACGGCAACTCCAGCGCCCTCAGCCAGATGGTGGCGGAGATCAATCGGCACAAGGAAACCATGGAGGCTCGGGGCATGAATACCGAGCTGAAGCAAATGAACCCAGCCTGGCTTGCGGCGGTGAAGAAAGCTAACGCCGCGCGGTAA